Proteins encoded in a region of the Tripterygium wilfordii isolate XIE 37 chromosome 21, ASM1340144v1, whole genome shotgun sequence genome:
- the LOC119989945 gene encoding GTPase-activating protein GYP1-like isoform X1 encodes MNNGHGGEDQHKSQASLDSRFNQTLKNVQGLLKGRSIPGKVLLTRRLDPPDELILQEQSPKYERSFSEYDAGTSDRMDKSGEVEVHNTHNPNEHYTGNKLRSSTSNVERVAKEVQKSAIGARATDSARVMKFTKELSGTTVILERLRELAWSGVPPYMRPTVWRLLLGYAPPNSDRREGVLRRKRVEYLDCVAQSYDIPDTERSDDEINMLRQIAVDCPRTVPNVLFFQQAQVQKSLERILYTWAIRHPASGYVQGINDLATPFLVVFLSENLEGGIDNWSISDLSQEKISNMEADCYWCLSKLLDGMQDHYTFAQPGIQRLVFKLKELVRRIDEPVSRHMEEQGLEFLQFAFRWFNCLLIREIPFPLVTRLWDTYLAEGDALPDFLVYIFASFLLTWSDKIQKLDFQELVMFLQHLPTQNWTHQELEMVLSRAFMWHSMFNSSPSHLAS; translated from the exons ATGAACAACGGCCACGGAGGAGAAGATCAGCACAAGAGCCAGGCAAGTCTGGACTCGAGGTTCAATCAAACTCTCAAGAATGTTCAAGG GCTGCTTAAAGGGCGCAGTATTCCTGGTAAAGTATTGCTGACCAGGAGATTAGATCCACCGGATGAATTGATTCTGCAAGAACAGTCACCTAAATATGAAAGGAGTTTCTCAGAATACGATGCTGGCACAAGTGATAGGATGGACAAGTCTGGGGAG GTAGAAGTCCACAATACACACAACCCAAATGAACATTACACTGGTAATAAGTTGAGATCCTCAACTTCCAATGTCGAAAGAGTAGCCAAAGAAGTGCAGAAATCTGCTATTGGTGCTAGAGCTACGGATTCTGCAAGAGTTATGAAGTTCACAAAGGAGCTCTCTGGGACGACAGTCATATTAg AGAGGTTACGTGAGCTTGCTTGGAGTGGTGTACCACCATATATGCGGCCCACAGTCTGGAGGCTTCTCTTG GGATATGCACCACCTAATTCAGATAGAAGGGAAGGGGTGCTCAGAAGGAAACGTGTAGAGTATCTTGATTGTGTTGCACAGTCTTATGACATTCCAGATACTGAACGTTCGGATGATGAGATCAACATGCTTCGTCAG ATTGCTGTTGATTGCCCAAGAACTGTGCCCAACGTACTTTTCTTTCAGCAAGCTCAAGTTCAGAAATCTTTGGAGCGCATTCTTTATACATG GGCCATTCGGCATCCTGCTAGTGGGTATGTTCAGGGGATAAATGATCTTGCTACACCCTTTCTGGTTGTTTTCTTGTCAGAAAACTTGGAAGGGGGCATAGATAATTGGTCAATCTCTGATCTCTCCCAAGAAAAAATATCTAACATGGAGGCTGATTGTTATTGGTGTCTATCAAAGCTACTTGATGGGATGCAAGACCATTATACATTTGCTCAACCAGGAATACAGAGGCTTGTGTTTAAGCTGAAGGAATTGGTTAGGCGGATTGATG AACCTGTTTCAAGACACATGGAGGAGCAAGGGCTTGAATTTCTTCAGTTTGCATTTCGCTGGTTTAACTGTCTCTTAATACGCGAG ATTCCTTTTCCTCTTGTTACTCGCCTGTGGGACACGTATCTCGCCGAAGGGGATGCACTGCCAGATTTCCTTGTGTACATATTTGCCAGTTTTCTGTTAACG TGGTCAGATAAGATTCAGAAGCTTGATTTCCAAGAGCTGGTGATGTTTCTCCAGCACCTTCCAACTCAAAACTGGACGCATCAAGAACTTGAGATGGTTCTTTCAAGAGCATTCATGTGGCACAGTATGTTCAATAGCTCTCCCAGCCACCTAGCTAGCTGA
- the LOC119989945 gene encoding TBC1 domain family member 22B-like isoform X2: MNNGHGGEDQHKSQASLDSRFNQTLKNVQGLLKGRSIPGKVLLTRRLDPPDELILQEQSPKYERSFSEYDAGTSDRMDKSGEVEVHNTHNPNEHYTGNKLRSSTSNVERVAKEVQKSAIGARATDSARVMKFTKELSGTTVILERLRELAWSGVPPYMRPTVWRLLLGYAPPNSDRREGVLRRKRVEYLDCVAQSYDIPDTERSDDEINMLRQIAVDCPRTVPNVLFFQQAQVQKSLERILYTWAIRHPASGYVQGINDLATPFLVVFLSENLEGGIDNWSISDLSQEKISNMEADCYWCLSKLLDGMQDHYTFAQPGIQRLVFKLKELVRRIDEPVSRHMEEQGLEFLQFAFRWFNCLLIREIPFPLVTRLWDTYLAEGDALPDFLVYIFASFLLTRQPQERKERAYLFNGV, from the exons ATGAACAACGGCCACGGAGGAGAAGATCAGCACAAGAGCCAGGCAAGTCTGGACTCGAGGTTCAATCAAACTCTCAAGAATGTTCAAGG GCTGCTTAAAGGGCGCAGTATTCCTGGTAAAGTATTGCTGACCAGGAGATTAGATCCACCGGATGAATTGATTCTGCAAGAACAGTCACCTAAATATGAAAGGAGTTTCTCAGAATACGATGCTGGCACAAGTGATAGGATGGACAAGTCTGGGGAG GTAGAAGTCCACAATACACACAACCCAAATGAACATTACACTGGTAATAAGTTGAGATCCTCAACTTCCAATGTCGAAAGAGTAGCCAAAGAAGTGCAGAAATCTGCTATTGGTGCTAGAGCTACGGATTCTGCAAGAGTTATGAAGTTCACAAAGGAGCTCTCTGGGACGACAGTCATATTAg AGAGGTTACGTGAGCTTGCTTGGAGTGGTGTACCACCATATATGCGGCCCACAGTCTGGAGGCTTCTCTTG GGATATGCACCACCTAATTCAGATAGAAGGGAAGGGGTGCTCAGAAGGAAACGTGTAGAGTATCTTGATTGTGTTGCACAGTCTTATGACATTCCAGATACTGAACGTTCGGATGATGAGATCAACATGCTTCGTCAG ATTGCTGTTGATTGCCCAAGAACTGTGCCCAACGTACTTTTCTTTCAGCAAGCTCAAGTTCAGAAATCTTTGGAGCGCATTCTTTATACATG GGCCATTCGGCATCCTGCTAGTGGGTATGTTCAGGGGATAAATGATCTTGCTACACCCTTTCTGGTTGTTTTCTTGTCAGAAAACTTGGAAGGGGGCATAGATAATTGGTCAATCTCTGATCTCTCCCAAGAAAAAATATCTAACATGGAGGCTGATTGTTATTGGTGTCTATCAAAGCTACTTGATGGGATGCAAGACCATTATACATTTGCTCAACCAGGAATACAGAGGCTTGTGTTTAAGCTGAAGGAATTGGTTAGGCGGATTGATG AACCTGTTTCAAGACACATGGAGGAGCAAGGGCTTGAATTTCTTCAGTTTGCATTTCGCTGGTTTAACTGTCTCTTAATACGCGAG ATTCCTTTTCCTCTTGTTACTCGCCTGTGGGACACGTATCTCGCCGAAGGGGATGCACTGCCAGATTTCCTTGTGTACATATTTGCCAGTTTTCTGTTAACG CGACAACCTCAAGAAAGGAAAGAGAGGGCTTACTTATTCAATGGGGTGTGA